The Priestia megaterium NBRC 15308 = ATCC 14581 region ATCGCCGGAGATGAAGAGTATGGCTTTCGTCCGTATCAGCTAATGGTATCGTCCATTGCTGTTTGCAGCGGAGGCGTGTTAAGAAAGATTCTAGAGAAAAAAAGAATTGCTTTTTCTGATTTACGCATCCAAGCTGGTGTGACGCGGAATGATGAAAAAGCGGGGCGAATCGAAAAAATTCATTTGCACTATATCATTACAGGAGAAGAGCTTCCATTAGACAAAATTGAAAAATCAATTGAGCTAGCACGAAAAAATTGTTCGATGCTACAGTCGGTTATTGACAGTATTGAAGTGACAGATACCTTCGAAATTAAATGAGGTTGGGACAAAAGTATTTTAGCTGAAGAAGATCCGAACGATGAATCAAACTCGTTCGGATTTTTTATGGTGTTATTACAAGCGGTGCAGCGCTTTGCACCCATTTGTTCGTCTTTAGATGAATGGACTTAGCTACGCCTCAATCTCATATTTCCTTCGGTTTGCTGCCGGCTTTATCAAAATAGCGCATGCGTTCAGGAGTCAGCTGAAGAAGCAAATAATTTGGGTCATCTGGACTTTTAATCCACTCTTTTAACTTTTTATTCCAAAATTTCTTTTTTAACTCTTCGTTTGTTTCTACATTTACTTTGGCTTCTACCTCTACATACGGATCACTCCAACCTTGCCCATCATAGCCTAACAAAATATGAACATAAGGGTTTTTTTCTAGTTCTTCGACTTTATGGGTATCTTTATTGGTGGCGGTGTAGAGCACAAGATCTTCATGAAAAACATCATAAAGCGTGAATAAGGATTTCCATCTTGAATTGTAGCTAATGTTCCAATTGTATAGTCATCCAGTACGGATAAAATTTGATTTTTCACATCATTATTGCTCATTTTTTCACTCCTTATTATATCTTTTCACCCTTGGTAGTTTGGCTGATTTTTAACTATCTTAAACAAAAATCAATTAAGGGTTTATCATTTATAAAAATAGGTTAAAAATACTAACATTGACGGTGAGTCTATACAAATTCCATTAATTTGATATGATTGATTTTGTTGTCAAAAAATGAATAAGGTGGGTGTACATATCGATGATCAATCGGATTTTTCTTATAGCGGTTATTCTTGGGGTGCCGCTATCTGTTATTGGGCACATGATGCACTGGTCAGATGTTCTTATGTTTATTATTTACTGTTTAACAATCATTGCCCTCGCAGCTTTTATGGGGAGAGCAACAGAGAGCTTAGCTGTTGTAGCTGGTCCTCGAATAGGCGGTCTATTAAACGCTACGTTTGGTAACGCTGTAGAATTAATTATTTCTATTTTTGCTCTAAAAGAAGGCCTTACAGCGGTGGTGCTTGCATCGTTAACGGGTTCTGTATTAGGAAATCTTCTTCTTGTAGGCGGTCTTTCATTCTTCATTGGAGGATTAAAATTTAAGCGTCAAGAATTTAATGTCTATGATGCAAGACATAATTCTGGATTATTGATCTTTGCCGTTATCGTTGCGTTTGTTATTCCTGAAGTGTTTGCTAGCGAAATGGACGAAGCGAAGACCATGTCCCTGAGTGTCGGAATCTCCATTATTCTCATCATCTTGTACTTAGCGGCGTTATTTTTTAAGCTGGTAACGCACCGAGGGGTGTATCAGCATAAAAGTGAAGAAGTGGAAGAACATGAGGAGCCAGAATGGTCAATGTGGAAAGCGATTACTGTTCTCTTTTTGTCTACGTTAGCTGTAGCTTACGTATCCGAAAGCTTGGTTAGTACAATCGAAATTGTATCGGAAAGTTTTGGGTGGAGTGAGCTGTTCATCGGGGTCATCATCGTAGCGATTGTTGGAAACGCAGCAGAACACGCTTCGGCTATTATTATGGCCGTTAAAAACCGCATGGGTGTAGCGGTTGAAATTGCTGTGGGATCCACTTTACAAGTAGCGATGTTTGTAGCACCAATATTAGTGTTAGTTTCGCTGATGTTCGAAAACCAAATGTCTCTTGTCTTTACTTGGCCTGAGTTGATTGCGATGGTAACGGCCGTATTTTTAACTATTGCTATTTCTAATGACGGAGATACAAACTGGTTCGAAGGTGCAACTCTTTTAGGTGCTTATATTATTATGGGAATTGGTTTTTATCTTATTTAAAAAAGAAGAGGCTGAGACAAACATGTTTTAGTTGAAGGAAGAATCCGAACGATTCATCGTTCGGATTCTTTTTGTGTAAGTGAATAGAAGAATTTCCCTTTTGGTATTCAGGATAAAACAGGAGATGTTTGAAAAAACTATGGTTGCATTCATTAACGATGTTGAAAGGAGTTTCTAGATGTTACGTAAATTGCTTTTATTTGTGTTTACCATCATTATTTCATTTTCATGTTCAACGAAGATCGCCATTGCGAAAACAGCTCAGCCGACCATCAACGTGCCTTCTTCAGCTTTAAATATTTCAAAAGAAAATACGTATCCAAATGCTAGTCAAGATACGCCATATTTGCAGCCAAGTGAGTTTACAAAAGAGCTCATTGAAACATCAAATGTAAAAATTGAAAACCCTGATTTAATTCGTATATTAAATGAATCAAACATTTCTAAAACTCCATGGGCAATTGGTTTTAGAGCAACCGTCTTTTTAGGACAGTGGCCATTAAATTACGAATCAACAGAAACAAACGTTAACTGGCAACACCAGCGAATCAATACAAATCATTATGATAACAGAGCAGGAAAAACTCAGTACAAAATGATGTACAGTCAGGAAAATCAAAGTCATGTAAAAGGCGGATTAACAGCAAAAGTGCCTCAGCCTGAGCATGTTAAACAAATGATGCTAATTGAAGCAGCTAAAAAAACAAAGCTCACTTTATCATTTCAAACGTTTGTAGGTGCCGGAACGAAAAAAGACCAGGTCTATAACGTAGCTCCTAAAAAAGTAGGTTATCTGTATGCGTATACGCCTGCTGTAAGTGAAAAGGGAAAAGTAACATATGGAGAAGTGTATGTTACAGTAAAAGGCAGCAAGCGCTCAATTGTGGTGAGAAATGTAACGTCTCAAGGAATTGGAGCATGGATTCCAGTACAAGATTATGTTTCCTTAAGCTTTGGAGCTTATGACCAGCCGAGATAACAAAAAAGAGATTCCATTGTGGGAATCTCTTTTTTGTTATTTTGTAATGCTCGCTTGGAGTTTGCTAAAATCAGTATCTTGATAATAGCTGTTTTTCACCAAAATATTAGGTCCTAAACAAGACACTGCTGAACAATGACAGCTAAGTTCTTTAGAAATCGTGCTTTGCT contains the following coding sequences:
- a CDS encoding OsmC family protein → MEFNMKKEAGFTTNLPYGELHIAGDEEYGFRPYQLMVSSIAVCSGGVLRKILEKKRIAFSDLRIQAGVTRNDEKAGRIEKIHLHYIITGEELPLDKIEKSIELARKNCSMLQSVIDSIEVTDTFEIK
- the cax gene encoding calcium/proton exchanger; translated protein: MINRIFLIAVILGVPLSVIGHMMHWSDVLMFIIYCLTIIALAAFMGRATESLAVVAGPRIGGLLNATFGNAVELIISIFALKEGLTAVVLASLTGSVLGNLLLVGGLSFFIGGLKFKRQEFNVYDARHNSGLLIFAVIVAFVIPEVFASEMDEAKTMSLSVGISIILIILYLAALFFKLVTHRGVYQHKSEEVEEHEEPEWSMWKAITVLFLSTLAVAYVSESLVSTIEIVSESFGWSELFIGVIIVAIVGNAAEHASAIIMAVKNRMGVAVEIAVGSTLQVAMFVAPILVLVSLMFENQMSLVFTWPELIAMVTAVFLTIAISNDGDTNWFEGATLLGAYIIMGIGFYLI
- a CDS encoding YfkD famly protein → MLRKLLLFVFTIIISFSCSTKIAIAKTAQPTINVPSSALNISKENTYPNASQDTPYLQPSEFTKELIETSNVKIENPDLIRILNESNISKTPWAIGFRATVFLGQWPLNYESTETNVNWQHQRINTNHYDNRAGKTQYKMMYSQENQSHVKGGLTAKVPQPEHVKQMMLIEAAKKTKLTLSFQTFVGAGTKKDQVYNVAPKKVGYLYAYTPAVSEKGKVTYGEVYVTVKGSKRSIVVRNVTSQGIGAWIPVQDYVSLSFGAYDQPR